The nucleotide sequence TGATGATGAAATGCTTAAAAATATATCCTATGTGTCTGAACTTATATATATGCGTCTAGGGGGCATTGTAAATAAGGTTCCATCAAATATTATGAAATTTATACAGAATATAATTAAGAAGAAAGAACAATTTGTGGGGAAACCAAGGTTTTCTAGAAGAGTCTTAAATCTTGTATATAGGTATATATTGTATCTTGCAGTGGTAGACAATAATAATAAAGATGCACTTGAGTTATATAATTATTTTGCAAAGTTTTTATATTATAATGATAAGAGGAAAAATTATACTAAAGTATTTATAGAGCACATACTTGGAATCGAAGATAATTATGAGTATCTAATGGATGCAAATAATCTTATAAAAAGCAAAGGTGGAATGTGGTTTGGTTATGGTATACACGAAGTAGATGTCCATATGATTAATCTAAAAAATAGTTAAGTGGTGATAATTTGTGAAAGAAAATATAAATATATTGATAGAACACGAAATGGAAATAACACAGGCCTTGGATTAACAATAGCTAAAGAACTAGTAGAGCAAATGGGACACAACATATTTCAGGAATTTAGAGCTGGAAAACTTAATATAATTATTAAATGGGGTTACTAATTGTGTTAGATAAGGAGAAAGTATTTATGAATAAGAAATTGAGTTTTGGTCAAAGGTATTCAAAGCTTAGAAGTGGTTACAAAATTGTGATTTGTTTTTTACTCATCATGATAGCAATTATTCTTTTTGAGATATTGACGCATGGGTATAAAAGAAATTATGGAGGACAGTATCCACAAGAAGTAGCATTTATTTTAATTCCAATTATATTATGGAAGTATGTTGAAAAAAAATCTCTTCAAAGTATGGGATTTACTAAGGGAAAGGGTTCAATATTAAGTTTTGTATTAGGCCTGGTTTTTGGAGCAGTTTCTATGACTGCTGTTTTTATTCTACTATTGGCTACTAGGAACGCTGTGTTTTTAGGAAATATAATAAATCCTAATATTACCAATCAAACATTAAAGGATTTAATATTATTTATTTTAGTGGGGTTTGCTGAAGAGATTTTTTTAAGGGGATATTGTTTAAGAAGTATTTCGGAAAGGAATAAAAAAATTACAGCGGCAATAATAACATCTTTGTTATTTTCGGTACTTCATGCATTAAACCCAAATGTGACAGCTGTGTTTTTTGTTAATGTAGTTTTAATAGGAATGCTTTTTTCATACATGACTTTTAAATTTAATATATGGCTTCCAATAGGTTTCCATATTATGTGGGATTATTTTGAAGGTAACGTATGGGGATTTCCGGATAGTGGTATGATAGTTAAGGGAATTTACAACATAAAGATTTTAGGCAGCAATGTTATTAATGGTGGCTTAGTAGGACCAGAAGGAGGACTAATAGTAACGTTTATTACGTTAGTTGGATTTCTTATTATATTTTTATCAAAGAATAATAAAGCTGCGTAATAAAAAATGACGTTAAAAGTATATAACGTCATTTTTATAGTTAAATAAATAGATAATTTAATTTTGATCTAAAATTTTGTTTTTTCGTAAAATACTTATTATAATTACTGCTATGAGGCCTCCAATTAAGCCGGTTATTAACTGAGGAATAGTCATAGACTTAAGTAAAAGTTTGTTAAATAGATGACCTTTGTTTCCACTAGGTACAATATGTAACATACCTACTAACTTTGTAGCTGATACATCTAAAAATGCAAACTTTAGAATAGCAGCAACTATAATTCCTATATAGCTTAAAATTATGTCTTTATTCTTAAGTAATCCGAAGCAAAGAATATAAATAGCATTTCCTATCATTACAAAAGGAATAAAAGGTCCGAGCATTGGATTTAGCTGTCCTAGTAAGGAGGCTAAAAGAGGTGTAAATACTCCCACCATTACTCCTAGACCAGTTCCACAAATGAAAGCAGATAATATTAATATGGCATTTACAGCAGGTCCAACAAATACCTGACTATCTGGAAAGTTTTTACCTATAAATTGAAATACAATTGCAATTGCAAGAAGTAGAGCTGCTCTTGCTAGTTTTTTAGTATCATGACTCATATAAATCCTCCTATAATAAATATTATATAATAATTAATATTCAGAATTATGTCCTATATAATTATAACAATTAGTAAAGCTTTTTTCAAAATAAATATAATTTTCTTGTTGACAAAAATTTATGAAAATGTTATCATTAGTTCATAGTATTGAATACAGGGATTGTTACTGTTAAGCAGGCAAAACCCAGATTAAAGTAAATGAAGTAATCATATCGTTTATTTTAATTTGGGTTTTTATTTATTGGTGTCTTTTTAATAATGGAGTGATATCATATGGTTATAAAAAAAATACTAAATAATAGTGCAGTTACGACAATAGATGATGCTACAAGAATTGAAAAAGTCATTATGGGAAAAGGAATCGCTTTTCAAAAGAAACCAGGAGATATACTAAACGAAGAAAAAATAGAAAAAATCTTCTCCATAGAAAACCAAAATGAAAATTTAAAGTTTCAAAGCCTTATTAGCGAAATACCAATAGAGCACATTAAAGTATCAGAAAACATCATAAGTTATGCAAAAAGAAAGCTTGATGTAAAATTTGACGAGCATATATATATATCACTTACAGACCATCTATCTTTTGCATTTAGGAGATATAGTAAGGGTATAAAAATAAAGAATAATATGTTATGGGACATAAAGAGAATTTATAAAAAAGAGTATAACATAGGTATGTGGGCTGTTGAGTATATAAAAGGTGAGCTTGGCATAAAAATGGACGAAGATGAGGCTGGTTTTATAGCACTTCACATAATAGATGCTTCACTAAATGAATCGATGGATAATACTATCAATATAACTGAGATAATAGATGGCATTTTGAACATAATAAAGTATTTCTTTTCTATAGAATTTAATGAAGATGATATGTCTTATGATAGGTTATTAACTCATTTGAAGTATTTTGCCCAAAGAGTTGTTTCTAGAAAAAATGCAATAGATGAAGAAGAAAAGAGTTTTCTTGAAATTGTAAAAACAAATTATAAAGAAGCATATAGATGTGTAGGTAAAATTAAAAGTTTTATAGAGAAAAACTATGATTACGAGGTTAAGGGAGGAGAGATCGTTTATCTTACCCTTCATGTACAAAGAGTTATATCAAGTTTAAGAGATAAGTAAATTTAATATCGAGGATTGTTACTTTTTAGAATTTATTTCTGTTAAGGCAATACCTAAATTAAGTGGTTTAGTTGAGCCATTTAGTTTAGGTATTTTTTTTGTAAATTTAAGATAAAACATAAAATTAGGAGGGAAAATATATGGATTATAACAAAACAGCAAAAGATATACTAAAGCTTTTGGGTGGAGAAAAAAATGTTATGAGTGCAGCTCATTGTGCTACAAGACTTAGACTTGTATTAAAAAATGAAAAAGAAGCTAGGACTAAGGAAATAGAAAAGCTAGATGGGGTTAAGGGAGTATTTTCTAGTTCAGGTCAATATCAAATAATAATAGGTCAAGGAAGCGTTAATAAGGTATACAAAGCTTTTGTTGAAGGTACAGGTATATCAGAGTCAAGTTTAAGCGATACAAAAAAAGCAGCTATGAAAAACATGAATTTATTTGAGAGATTTGCCAGAATGCTTTCAAACATATTTGTACCAATTATACCAGCTATAGTTGCAAGTGGTCTTTTAATGGGTTTACTTGGAATGCTAGATGCTTTTCATTTAGTAAATTCTAAAAGTGGTTTGTATGTTATTTTAAATATGTTTTCAAATGCAGCGTTTCAATTTTTACCGATGATAATTGCATTTAGTGCGGCAAGAGAATTTAAAACAAACCCATATTTAGCTGCAGCACTAGGTGCTATAATGATACATCCAGATCTTCAAAATGCTTGGACATTAGGAGAAGGTATTAAGCATACAATAAATATTTTTGGACTTAACATAGGAATGGTTGGTTATCAAGGAACAGTACTGCCTATACTTATATCTGTATGGGTTATGAGTTACATTGAAAAAGGACTTAGAAAAATAGTTCCAGAAGCATTAGATATTTTATTAACTCCGTTTTTAACTTTAATGATAACAGGCTTCTTTGCAATGGTTGTTATAGGACCAGGAGGAAGATTTGTAGGTGATGAGATATCATTAGGACTTCAAACTTTATATAATACAACGGGTTTCTTCTCAGGAGTATTATTTGGTGGACTATATTCATTAATTGTTATAACTGGAATTCATCACAGTTTTCATGCTATTGAGGCAGGACTTCTTGCAAACCCTGCAATACACAAGAACTTCCTTTTACCAATATGGTCTATGGCAAATGTAGCTCAAGGAGGAGCTGCTCTTGCAGTTTACTTTAAAACTAGAGATAAGAAAATGAAATCAATAGCAGCACCAGCGTCCTTCTCTTGCCTTTTAGGTATAACAGAGCCAGCAATTTTTGGTGTTAACCTTAGATATACTAAGCCTTTTATTGCAGGAGCACTAGGAGGAGCAATAGGCGGAGGTTATATAGTATTCACTAAAGTAGCAATGACAGCTGTTGGCGTAACAGGAATACCAGGTATTGCAATAGTAAAACAAGGTTCTTTCTTAAATTATATTATAGCCATGATTTTAGCTTTTGGTGGAGCGTTTATAATAGCTATGGTTCTTGGAATAAAGGAAGAAATTACAGAAGAGGATTTAAACAAGGAAACTGTTAATAAAGATATAAAAGTAGAAGAGGTAGAAAGTGTAGTATCACCTGTTAATGGAAAAGTAGTTTTACTTAAAAATGTTCCAGATAAGACTTTTGCAGAAGGTTTAATTGGCGATGGAATTGGAGTAGATCCAGAGGATGGAGAAGTTGTTTCACCAATAGATGGAACTGTGGTTCATGTATTTGAAACTAAGCATGCTATTGCTATGAAAAGTAAAAATGGAGTTGAAATGCTTATTCATATAGGTATAGATACTGTTAAGATGGAAGGTAACGGGTTTAAGAGCTTTATTAACGATGGTGAAGAGGTTAAAAAAGGTGATAAATTAATTCAGTTTGATCTTGATTTAGTAAAGGAGAAGGCTGTATCACCAATAGTGCTAACCATAGTGACAAATCATGAGGATATGGGATTTGTAAATAGCGAAAAAATAGATGGAAAACAATTAAGACAGAAGGACGAAATTTTAAAGATTGGAATAAAGTAAATATTCTTAAAGGGTACACCACAAATTAAATTGTTGTGGTGTACTTTAATAAATATTTGAGAGGAGTATTAAGATATGAATAATGTTTTATGTATAGGAGAACTTTTAATCGATTTTATATGTTCTGATATAGATACAACTCTTTCTAAAGGAGAAAACTTTAAGAAGAAGGCAGGAGGGGCACCTGCAAATGTAACGGCAGCAATTTCAAAGCTTGGAGGAAGTGCGTCTTTTTTAGGTAAGGTTGGGAATGATCCCTTTGGACATTTTTTGAAAGAGACTTTAGATGAAGTTAAGGTAGATACATCAATGCTTATTATGGATAACAACTCAAGTACTACTCTTGCATTTGTGTCACTTCAGGCAAATGGTGAAAGAGATTTTGTCTTTAATAGGGGAGCAGATGGTCTTTTAAGATATGATGAAATAAATTTAGATAAAGTTTACTCAAATAAAATAATTCACTTTGGTTCCGCAACTGCTTTATTAGGTGGAGAAATGACAGACACTTACTTAAAGATAATGGAGGAAGCGAAGAAAAGGGGAATAATTATATCCTTTGATCCAAACTACAGAGATAATCTTTGGGAAAACAGAACAGAAGAGTTTATAGCTATTTCACGTAAGTGCATTGAACTTGCTGATTTTGTGAAATTAAGTGACGAGGAATTAAAAATTATATCTGGAGAGAAAAATATAAAAAATGGAGTAAAGCTTTTAGCTTCAAATAACAAGGTTATTGCTGTAACTTTAGGAAAAGAGGGTACTATGATTTCAAATGGAGAAGAAGTTGAAATCATAGAGAGTATAAAAATAAAATCTATAGATTCTACCGGAGCAGGAGATGCATTTGTGGGAGCATTTCTTTATAAATTGTCAGAGGCATTAGAGGCAAGAGATATTTTAAGTGACTTTAATAAAATCAAGGAAAATGTTCGCTTTGCAAATAAGGTTGGTGCAATTGTGTGTACAAAGCTTGGTGCTATAAGTTCTCTTCCTAGTTTAAGTGAAGTTGAAGGTGATTAGATGAATAGCTTGGAATTTATAAAGAAGGTAAGTTACATTGAAGAAAAATATAGGGATAAAGTAGAGAAGGATTATTACAGACAAAATTATCATCTTATGCCTAAGGTGGGTTTTATGAACGATCCTAACGGATTAATAGAGATAAATGGTGAGTATCATGTGTTTTATCAGTATAATCCTTTTTATCCAGATGAAAAACATGTTTGTTGGGGGCACTTTAGAAGCAAGGATTTAATTACATGGGAGTGTTTGCCGGTAGCTTTAAGCCCTCTAGAATGGTATGACAGTCATGGTTGCTACTCAGGGAGTGCTGTGAATAAGGGTGGAAAGCTTGTTTTAATGTATACTGGAAATGTAAAAGATAGTAAGGGGGAAAGGGAAACCTACCAGTGTCTTGCAGAAAGCAGCGATGGTGTTGAGTTTAAGAAGCCTTATATCAATCCAGTAATAAAAAATCAGCATGAAGGCTATACTAGGCATTTTAGAGATCCAAAGGTTTGGAAACATAATGATAAATGGTATATGGTGCTAGGGGCTCAAAGAGAAGAAGAAAAAGGAAGTACTGTTTTATACTGCTCTGATGATTTACAAAATTGGAGTATAGTTCATGAAATATTGGGCTCTAATTTAAGTAAATTTGATTTTCTAGGGTATATGTGGGAATGCCCTAATTTATTTACTTTAGATAATAAGGATGTTTTATTATTTTGTCCACAGGGAGTGGATAAACAAGGGGATTTATATAATAATATATATCAATGTGGATACGTTTTAGGAAGTCTTAATTATGAGACAGGAGAGTTTTCTTGTGGTGATTTTTTAGAATTAGATCGTGGTTTCGAATTTTATGCACCTCAAGTGATGAAGACTAGTGATGGAAGAACACTTCTTTTAGGTTGGATGGGGTTGCCTGACAGAGAAGTTAGTCCAACAATTGATAATAGATGGCTTCATTGTTTGACTATTATAAGAGAGCTTAAAATGAAAGACAACAAAGTAGTGCAAAAACCTTTAAGAGAGCTAAAAAGGCTAAGAAAAGGAAAGGTTGAGTACAAGAATAAAATAATAAAGGATACTGAAACAAAACTAGATGGTATAAATGGAGATAGTTTTGAACTCAAATGCAAATTTGAATTTGATAAGGTTAATCAATTTGGAATAAAAATGAGGTATAATAGTCATAAAGATGAAGAAATTTTGATGTTTTATGATGCTATAAATGAAAAAATAGTTTTTGATAGAAGCAAGGATGGATTTCATAAAGAAGCTGATGCAGAAAGAAAATGCTTTATAAAAAATAATGGCAAAGTAAAAATGCACATATTTATGGACAAATCTTCTGTTGAAATATTTATAAATGATGGTGAAGAGACTTTTACTTCAAGAATATATCCAAGTAAAGATAGCAAAGATATTGTATTTTATTCAAAGGGTGGAGAAGTTAGACTTAGTGTAGATCACTGGCAAATATAATATACTATCAGCATAAAGCAATATAAGACAGGATAAATTACTGGATATTTCCTATAATTATGTTGAAAGGAAGATGGTATATGAACTGGATAGGCGATATGAATAATGCACTTAGATATGTTGAGGAAAACCTCGAAAGAAATATTGAATCAGGAGAAGTGGCAAATGCTGCTCATATGTCAAAGTTTTATTTTTTAAGGATATTTAAAATTTTGACAGGGATGACCCTCGGGGACTATATAAGAGAAAGAAAGCTAAGCTTAGCAACTAAGGATATAGTGTCCACTAATCAAAAAATAATAGATATATCCTATAAATATGGGTATGAGACGCCGGAAGCCTTTACAAAGGCATTTAAAAGACTTAATGGAATATCGCCAACAGAGGCTAGAAAAAGTAAAAATAATTTGAAAGCTATACCACCGCTATCCTTTCAAGTAATTGTAAAGGGAGAAGAAAACATGAATTATAAGATTGAAACTAAAAAAAGCTTTAAAATAGCGGGGGTTTCTAAGAGAATCTCCACTAAAGAAGGTAACAACTTTAAGATAATACCTGAGTTTTGGGATGAGGTAAAAAAAAGTGGACAGTGTGAAATTATTGAAAAAAACGCAGGAAAGTTAGGTGTCATGGGAGTCTGCACTAATTTTGATTGTGAGTATCAAGAGTTTGATTATCTAATAGCAGTTGAAGGAGATAAGATAGAGGGTTTAGATAATTATGTAGTTATTGAAGTGCCTGAATTATCATTTGCAGTATTTGAAAGTATAGGACCAATGCCTGATGCCCTTCAAGATGTAACCAGAAGGATATTTTCAGAGTGGTTTCCAGCTACAAAGTATGAAGAAGCAGAAGGACCTGAAATTGAAGTTTATCTTCCAGGAAATCCACAGGATAAAGATTATAGAGCAGAAATATGGGTTCCGGTGGTAGAAAAAAGAAAATAGTAATAAAAAAGTTCACAGGTGGATTAAAGTCCTATTTGTGGGCTTTTTTTTATATTTTAACATCGTCTTAACTTTAGACAGTACAAATTTAATAATTATTAAGTATAGTTTGTAATAGCTTTTGTAGCAAATATGTTTTTAGGAGGTATAGAATTTGCAAAGAGTTCAAAAACAAGTCCTTAAAAGAGAACGCATATTGGGGAATAAGTTTTCTCTTACTAGTGGCAAAGAGGCATTTTTGTATATGCTTCCATGCCTAATTATATTTTTAGCATTCACGTACTATCCATTTTTTAAAACTATATACTTGAGTTTTTTTAATATGAATGCGGAAGGCAAAATAGCAGGTTTTGCGGGGATTTCAAATTATTTAAATTTGATAAAGTCTGAAAGTTTTTTAAACACTTTGGTTGTGACATTTAAGTTTGTACTCATGACTGTAGTACCATCAATTTTTATAGGGCTACTTATGGCATTGATAACAAACAATAAGTTAAAGTTTAAAGGCCTATTTACAACGATGTATGCTATGCCTATGGCTGTGTCATCGTCATCCGCTGCAATAATATGGCTTTTACTTTTCAATCCAAGCATAGGAATGATAAATTATCTTTTGCGCTTAAAAATAAATTGGTTTACCAGTTCAGCATGGGGAATTGTTGCTCTGACAATTGTAAATGTATGGTTGAATGCTGGAGTGAATTATATATTTATAAATGCTGGACTTAAAAATATTCCTAAAGAATTATATGAGAGTGCATATGTTGACGGAGCGGGGTATTTTACCATATTAAAAAAGATAATAATTCCTTGTCTTTCTCCAACTCTTTTCTTTGTTACTGTAATAACAGTAATAAATACATTTCAAACCTTTGGTACAGTAAATATAATGACATCGGGAGGACCTTCAGAGTCTACCAATCTTATTGTATTTTCAATATATAGAAACGCTTTTTTTAATAACAAGCTTGGCACTGCTAGTGCTGAATCAGTAATATTGTTTTTGATAATGTTGGCAGTAACTTTATTTCAGTTTAAGTATGAGAAAAGTAAGGTGTTTTATAATTAGCAAGTTTGGAGAGGATAGTTTTATGATAAAAAAGATTAAAATATCAGGAATTTATGGATTAAATATAATATTAGGGCTTATTACAATTGTTCCACTTATTTATGCTCTTTGCGTTAGTTTAATGCCTCAAGATCAGATATTTTCTTTTCCACCAAGATTTATTCCTAAAGGTATTTATTTAGGAAACTATAAAGAAGTACTTAGAAGTGTTCCAATAATAAAGTTTATAGTTAATAGTTTTATTGTTTCACTTGGGGTAACTGTATTTCAAATAATAACTTCTAGTATGGCAGCTTTTGCATTTTCATTTTTAGACTTTAAAGGGAAAAAAATATTATTCATAGCCGTACTTGCAACGCTTATGATACCAGCAGAAACTACATTGATATCTAATTATCTTACAGTAGGTTCATTAGGATGGCTTGATAGCTATAAGGCTTTAATAGTTCCATATATGTGTTCAGCTATGGGTATATTTATGATGAGACAGTATTACTTGACGATTCCAAAAGAATTGTATGAAGCTGCTAAAATAGATGGATGTGGAAGCTTCGGTTTTTTTACTAAGATACTTATGCCTGTATCAAGGCCAGTAATTGCATCTTTTGGCATATACTCTTTTTTAGTAAGCTGGAATCAATATTTATGGCCACTTTTAGTTACTAGTAAGGAGAGTTCAAGAACCGTCCAAATAGGAATAAGTATGCTTCAGTTTTCTGAGAACCAATCCTTTGGACTTATTATGGCTGGAATTGTAATAGTTCTATTGCCGTCAATTGTTATATTTATAATTGGTCAAAAACAGTTAGTTGATGGAATGACTTCTGGCGCTGTAAAAGGCTAATATATTATAAAATTTATTTCGGGGGGAAAAAAATGAAAAGAAAAATAATATCTTTGTTACTAATAGGAGCGCTTTCAGCAACAATTTTATCTGGTTGTGCTCAAAGTAAGGCAAGTGCCTCTGAGTCAAAAACTGTACAAATAACTTTTTGGCATGCTATGAG is from Clostridium acetobutylicum ATCC 824 and encodes:
- a CDS encoding carbohydrate kinase family protein; this translates as MNNVLCIGELLIDFICSDIDTTLSKGENFKKKAGGAPANVTAAISKLGGSASFLGKVGNDPFGHFLKETLDEVKVDTSMLIMDNNSSTTLAFVSLQANGERDFVFNRGADGLLRYDEINLDKVYSNKIIHFGSATALLGGEMTDTYLKIMEEAKKRGIIISFDPNYRDNLWENRTEEFIAISRKCIELADFVKLSDEELKIISGEKNIKNGVKLLASNNKVIAVTLGKEGTMISNGEEVEIIESIKIKSIDSTGAGDAFVGAFLYKLSEALEARDILSDFNKIKENVRFANKVGAIVCTKLGAISSLPSLSEVEGD
- a CDS encoding sucrose-specific PTS transporter subunit IIBC, yielding MDYNKTAKDILKLLGGEKNVMSAAHCATRLRLVLKNEKEARTKEIEKLDGVKGVFSSSGQYQIIIGQGSVNKVYKAFVEGTGISESSLSDTKKAAMKNMNLFERFARMLSNIFVPIIPAIVASGLLMGLLGMLDAFHLVNSKSGLYVILNMFSNAAFQFLPMIIAFSAAREFKTNPYLAAALGAIMIHPDLQNAWTLGEGIKHTINIFGLNIGMVGYQGTVLPILISVWVMSYIEKGLRKIVPEALDILLTPFLTLMITGFFAMVVIGPGGRFVGDEISLGLQTLYNTTGFFSGVLFGGLYSLIVITGIHHSFHAIEAGLLANPAIHKNFLLPIWSMANVAQGGAALAVYFKTRDKKMKSIAAPASFSCLLGITEPAIFGVNLRYTKPFIAGALGGAIGGGYIVFTKVAMTAVGVTGIPGIAIVKQGSFLNYIIAMILAFGGAFIIAMVLGIKEEITEEDLNKETVNKDIKVEEVESVVSPVNGKVVLLKNVPDKTFAEGLIGDGIGVDPEDGEVVSPIDGTVVHVFETKHAIAMKSKNGVEMLIHIGIDTVKMEGNGFKSFINDGEEVKKGDKLIQFDLDLVKEKAVSPIVLTIVTNHEDMGFVNSEKIDGKQLRQKDEILKIGIK
- a CDS encoding ECF transporter S component; its protein translation is MSHDTKKLARAALLLAIAIVFQFIGKNFPDSQVFVGPAVNAILILSAFICGTGLGVMVGVFTPLLASLLGQLNPMLGPFIPFVMIGNAIYILCFGLLKNKDIILSYIGIIVAAILKFAFLDVSATKLVGMLHIVPSGNKGHLFNKLLLKSMTIPQLITGLIGGLIAVIIISILRKNKILDQN
- a CDS encoding AraC family transcriptional regulator, encoding MNWIGDMNNALRYVEENLERNIESGEVANAAHMSKFYFLRIFKILTGMTLGDYIRERKLSLATKDIVSTNQKIIDISYKYGYETPEAFTKAFKRLNGISPTEARKSKNNLKAIPPLSFQVIVKGEENMNYKIETKKSFKIAGVSKRISTKEGNNFKIIPEFWDEVKKSGQCEIIEKNAGKLGVMGVCTNFDCEYQEFDYLIAVEGDKIEGLDNYVVIEVPELSFAVFESIGPMPDALQDVTRRIFSEWFPATKYEEAEGPEIEVYLPGNPQDKDYRAEIWVPVVEKRK
- a CDS encoding carbohydrate ABC transporter permease is translated as MIKKIKISGIYGLNIILGLITIVPLIYALCVSLMPQDQIFSFPPRFIPKGIYLGNYKEVLRSVPIIKFIVNSFIVSLGVTVFQIITSSMAAFAFSFLDFKGKKILFIAVLATLMIPAETTLISNYLTVGSLGWLDSYKALIVPYMCSAMGIFMMRQYYLTIPKELYEAAKIDGCGSFGFFTKILMPVSRPVIASFGIYSFLVSWNQYLWPLLVTSKESSRTVQIGISMLQFSENQSFGLIMAGIVIVLLPSIVIFIIGQKQLVDGMTSGAVKG
- a CDS encoding carbohydrate ABC transporter permease, which gives rise to MQRVQKQVLKRERILGNKFSLTSGKEAFLYMLPCLIIFLAFTYYPFFKTIYLSFFNMNAEGKIAGFAGISNYLNLIKSESFLNTLVVTFKFVLMTVVPSIFIGLLMALITNNKLKFKGLFTTMYAMPMAVSSSSAAIIWLLLFNPSIGMINYLLRLKINWFTSSAWGIVALTIVNVWLNAGVNYIFINAGLKNIPKELYESAYVDGAGYFTILKKIIIPCLSPTLFFVTVITVINTFQTFGTVNIMTSGGPSESTNLIVFSIYRNAFFNNKLGTASAESVILFLIMLAVTLFQFKYEKSKVFYN
- a CDS encoding CPBP family intramembrane glutamic endopeptidase, whose protein sequence is MNKKLSFGQRYSKLRSGYKIVICFLLIMIAIILFEILTHGYKRNYGGQYPQEVAFILIPIILWKYVEKKSLQSMGFTKGKGSILSFVLGLVFGAVSMTAVFILLLATRNAVFLGNIINPNITNQTLKDLILFILVGFAEEIFLRGYCLRSISERNKKITAAIITSLLFSVLHALNPNVTAVFFVNVVLIGMLFSYMTFKFNIWLPIGFHIMWDYFEGNVWGFPDSGMIVKGIYNIKILGSNVINGGLVGPEGGLIVTFITLVGFLIIFLSKNNKAA
- the licT gene encoding BglG family transcription antiterminator LicT; protein product: MVIKKILNNSAVTTIDDATRIEKVIMGKGIAFQKKPGDILNEEKIEKIFSIENQNENLKFQSLISEIPIEHIKVSENIISYAKRKLDVKFDEHIYISLTDHLSFAFRRYSKGIKIKNNMLWDIKRIYKKEYNIGMWAVEYIKGELGIKMDEDEAGFIALHIIDASLNESMDNTINITEIIDGILNIIKYFFSIEFNEDDMSYDRLLTHLKYFAQRVVSRKNAIDEEEKSFLEIVKTNYKEAYRCVGKIKSFIEKNYDYEVKGGEIVYLTLHVQRVISSLRDK
- a CDS encoding sucrose-6-phosphate hydrolase — its product is MNSLEFIKKVSYIEEKYRDKVEKDYYRQNYHLMPKVGFMNDPNGLIEINGEYHVFYQYNPFYPDEKHVCWGHFRSKDLITWECLPVALSPLEWYDSHGCYSGSAVNKGGKLVLMYTGNVKDSKGERETYQCLAESSDGVEFKKPYINPVIKNQHEGYTRHFRDPKVWKHNDKWYMVLGAQREEEKGSTVLYCSDDLQNWSIVHEILGSNLSKFDFLGYMWECPNLFTLDNKDVLLFCPQGVDKQGDLYNNIYQCGYVLGSLNYETGEFSCGDFLELDRGFEFYAPQVMKTSDGRTLLLGWMGLPDREVSPTIDNRWLHCLTIIRELKMKDNKVVQKPLRELKRLRKGKVEYKNKIIKDTETKLDGINGDSFELKCKFEFDKVNQFGIKMRYNSHKDEEILMFYDAINEKIVFDRSKDGFHKEADAERKCFIKNNGKVKMHIFMDKSSVEIFINDGEETFTSRIYPSKDSKDIVFYSKGGEVRLSVDHWQI